Sequence from the Mauremys mutica isolate MM-2020 ecotype Southern chromosome 2, ASM2049712v1, whole genome shotgun sequence genome:
CACTAGCTCCTGTTCCTGCTGTCCCCACTCTGTTTCTCCTTATCCTCTGACTCCCGCAAGCCACCTTCCCCACATGCATCCCTCTTCAGTCAGGCAGCTTCTTCCTTCTCTTCCATATTAGCAGGGGGGGCATTgacagcacaggagagacagtctccTTGCTGTCAGTTCCAATGCTTGGTGGCACATCAGCCCCTGGTAATGGGGAGGAGCAATTAGAGGGAAAGTCATGCTTGTGTCCCTACAGTCCTAGGCTGGAGTATTCTCAGTGCACAcaaaatcttcagagaatttaacAACATGAAATTTACTTCTGTAATTGGGTAAATCAGAGCGTAACCTTACATTGCAACTGTCCCAGTGCAATGTACTTCCCTCTTCCCTGGAGACTGACATTTTCTTCTACACCACACTCAGCTTCATACTGCTGTGAGATAAAATATTAGATCTCTTCTAACTGTACATCCTGAGATAAAGCACCTACAGTGTTTAACTGCTGGGATGCAGGCTAGGCTCTATGCCCTCAACCATGGCTTTCTGATCCACCAaaagctctcccctgccccacatacACTGGGAGATAAATCCTGCCTTTCCTTTGATGGAACAGCTCAAGAGGTTCTCCATGAGAGCAGTGCAGTAGAGTTTTCCCATGAGGAGTGATTAACACCTCTGTCTGGCTAATTCCTAGTGTTTCAGCTTGACCACTTTGAGAACAATTGCCAAGAAAGGTTTCTGGCTAACAGGAGGTAAGAAATGTTGGGACTCTTGTAAGAAGCCAGTGTGGACTTACCTTGCATCTTCTCTACATTCCTAATGTAATTAGCTTTCCCTGCTGCCAGTTCCAAATACTTTCCTTTGAACAATCAGCAAGGAACAAAAGTGGATTGTAGCAGGAgttgggaaaggggaaaaaattaagatAACCGCGATAAGGACTATATAACAACCTTATACACAGAGAACCTTGCAGTAACTTCATTTGGGAAAGAGAGAGGCCACATGAAGCCTTAATCTGACCTGGAAGTGTTAGAAACTAAGGGGGTAAGAGAAACCTGATTAAGTTAGAAAAGAGGAGGCCACCAGCAAAGACTATCAAAGATGAATATATTCATCCTTAGTGTCCTAAAAATTAATGTACAAGTGTGCTTTGTTAATTTGTCACAACAGACAGTATGGTACTCATGAAAATTCAATTAGTGGCAACATTATGATAAAGTTACAGCAAATCTGTGACCAGCATTTTCTAACTTTAATCCTTGAATCCCCACAGTTGGGATTAAAGGAAATGAATTTAAAATTTTCCTGCTGAAAGTTTTTAATCAAGTATAAGTTATAGCATACATGTCTTATGGATATTAACTTACAACAAAAGTTTAATATCCAACATGTAGGTACATATTTTCTTAAGGAACCAAACAGTTATCTGAATTTGACTGTCAGTTTCTCATGGGGTTCTTCTGGTTTGTTTTCAAGGCGTATTCCTAGACAGGTAGGTATTTTATTCCAATCCACAGAGGAAAATTCCATTATAGATCTCTTCATTGCCCTCACAAAAACAGCATCTTCAGGGTTCTCAAATGGAACTCtacaaaaataacaaaacaaatgtaaataACTGACAAGATAAAAACAATTTTTCCTAACCACTTTGGAAATAATTTCTGGAAAGAGTTATGTGGAAAGTAATAGTAGAGGCAATTATTGATTAAACAGACTAGTCTATAACTACTCAAGACTTTTTTTGTACGCTTCCTCTCTAAAACTTGAGATCAAAATGAGACAAAACAAAAGAGAATCAAAAAAGGCAGAGTCATAGAAGTCCAAGTAAAAGAAACTTCATTTTTGATTAAACTAAATGCAATAAAGaaacaaattaaaatgtattttccttaactttaaaaaacaagcaaactcAGTGCAAAAAGATACATTAATATAATATTAATTGCTCAGAGCTGACTTTCACAAAATTGCTGCATTTATACACAGGAATATGATTCTGTGCATATAGATCTGGTTACAGTAGGAATTGTAACAATTTTatataagcagggtctgaatgaactctcctcTGACAACTAGCTGGGGAGGGgtagagacttcaggagcaatctgtatttacatgaacacacctattCTGCCAAGATATACAGCAGATAGAGCtgtgttgctcaaagtgatcaactttggctggtgttgggttacaaaccactttagtactgaatacaggggtagtgaaatgttatcaatgttgtctttattgtatgaataaaggggagcagaactgtccTTAACCTAtcccaaatgagggggtcacccttAGCTAAAAGCCAGGGGCTTGAATGCTAgacccctgtgaaagtaagaggcgGTGGAGATAGGTGTTCTAGCCATGAGGTGTGGACTTTCCTTAAGGGTCCCTGGTCTGGTTTAATCTGTTTTCCCTACTGCTCACAGACAGTGCTAAATAGGCTTAATTAGGAGCCTTTTGTTACTTCAAATATTCAATAAGAGCCGAAATCACTTGTGGTAGGGCAGCATTTCTGCCCAGCCTACTGAAAGTCACTAAGAGACTGACCTACAGAGGtcagagcagagaggcaggtggcagcagaaggtaacTGACGGGCAGCCAGCAAAAGTGGCAAACAGTTGGCTGGTGGGATGGCCAGGCAGCAAGGAACCACGACtggcagggcagccagccagggcaagtgcaagcaaggtgccttcttctccaggtgggaggtgaactcacacagatgtgCCTCTGAACCCTAGGTCCTcgctgaccaaggacaaccactgtgagtgaggtatggtgagggagcagaggggggcacAGTAAAGGGACTTTTGGTTGTAGAAAATCATCTTCTGCCCCatgcactctggggtgggtgtcctgctgacagttttatgtttatgaatccttgtggcattttccctaattcaTGCCAGGTGACTTCgctcattaaaagtttcttttctacacacagactctgtgcttgcatgTGGGAAAGTGTTGCCcctcagaggcacccaggggtggtatGTAACTTTCCTAGGTTATTGAGTGGCggcttgagccagttctgtgttgtattgttgaaaagaaaCCCgtggatattgaacccagccctggttgctgccggccccacctggcagaagggttacatgaaCATGTAAAATCTTAATCATTACACTGCATTTATCGTCTCTCTTGCAGATGTAAGTGATCGCACACTCAGGCAAATGCAACTGATGTTTATTTCATTGTTAGTCTTCTGGATAATCAAGGTGCAAACTTCTGATTGCTAGTTTTGTGCATGTCATACTTTAGTTGTACCATGGGAGATGTGAGCTGTAGACTCACAAAATCAGTGAAGAGAGTAGAGGTAGAAAGAAACTCAGTAGTACAGTCATTCTCATATATAGGTGCTCAGGTGTTGGGCACAGCATAAAAACTGAACAGAATTTCTGCATAAAGGCATGTACACACATTAGCATGTGCATAGCTTTaaccatgtgagtagttccactgacttcaacaggtctattccagtgcttataattaagcatgtgcttaagtaccttgtggAATTTGGCACCTGAGTACCTAAAAGCTACAGAAAGTACATGCAGCAAGCAGGGTGGTATTGAAACCACCATAGAACTGTTTTCATTATGATTTGCCTGATTGCGTAGGGCTATCCTCAAAGTGGATAACTCCGTATACTTAGATTGTTAAAGGAAATGGTAGTGAACTTGTGTGCACTAATGTGTACATGCTAATTTGAGAAATATATTTCTCAATAATGTCTATGTTTAAAAACATAGCTACTCACACATGTTGCTCATTGATAAATTAAAACAAGCATGAACTTTTAAAATAACTTGTAAAGTTGCCTCATAAAAAAATGCATCTAAAAATGTCTCAGAGCATTAATAGCATTTTTTCCCCATcacaacacagagagagaactaaattttatctttatttctattATACATGGAAAAATCCAACAAAATAAGCCAACTGTGGGCTGAGAAATTTCATTCCACAGAGCAGCATTTTTTCCAAGAAGTTGCCTATTTAAGAATAGGCAGTTAGAAGGAAATTGTCTCATCCATGTTATAGCAGAACTACTCGGCTGCTCTAACACATTAATGTATAATATTTTTAGCacttagtgcaggggtgggcaaactatgggctgCATCTGGCACACCAGCCACTTTAaaccggccctcgagctcccaccggggagcagggtctggggcatgCCCCCCTCCAGCGCTCTAGccagggagcagagttgggggccGCTCCACgcagctctcagcagcagcggcATGGCAtagcccccctccggctcctacacactccaatggccccctccagcaCTCCAATAGGacgaggcagcatgcagagccgcctggccgcgcctctgcgtaggagctggagaagcaacatgccgctgcttccgagagccacttgaggtaagcactgccacgccccagcccggagcccccttttgcactctgaactcctcatttctggccccaccccagagctcgcacccccaaccagagcccaaacccctcccGCAGCCCAAACCCAattctgtgagcattcatggcccgccatacaatttctattcccagatgtggccctccagccaaaaagtttgcccaccccggacTTAGTGTTTGATATTACAAAATGAACTGCATTTTATGATACACCTCATTTCCTAATCAGGAATACTACTGAAAATGTATTGAAGATAGCAGCAGGTGGATTGTCTCACCATTGATAGTCACAGTGGTTTATCCCACCACAAAAAAAAGagcagaatattttttaaaagttactgcTTTTGGGGGGAgtgagaggggcagagaggattGAGTGAATAGGCACAAAGCAAACTACTTACTTATTTATGTGATTTGCAACTTCATAACCTGTAACAACAAATTTATAATAAGTAAATATTTCTACATCACTTTGACCATTTAAGAACTACAGTTTGttctagctcccattgacttgaatggtgcAAAATCAATCCCTAGGAGTGCTAGCCATTACAACTGAATATTTGTAGTTAAATCAAAATATAGGCTATTTTTAGCACttagtgcagaggtgggcaaactatgggctgCATCTGGCACACCAGCCATTTTAAgccggccctcaagctcctgccggggagcagggtctggggcatgcccccctccagcactccagccagggagcagggtcgggggccgctccacacagctcccagctTCTTGTTTACTAAATATTTTCTTCTGACTGCTTATGCTGTGTAATTATTCATGTTTTACTTTCCCCCTCAAAATgctgccttcctttttttttctttttctttttctttaaaagaaatgaTAGCACCAACCCTCCAATAGCAAAGCAATGTGAACATATGATACACTGATCAAGGATTTCAGTTTCTAACTTCCCAGGGGTCCTTATGAACTATGAggaaaaagattaaaaataactCTTTTAACCTGCATTTTAGAAATTATTATTAAACTAGTAACGCTTATAGTCATTGTTTTGCATATGATTTAAAACTGCAAAACATTACACTCCAAAATCACTTGCAATTAACTTATTTTAAAGTCCAAACTTCGCACTCTGAACTCCTGAAATTGGTTTATTATAACCAACTGCATGATGTTAAGTCTACAATGAGAAAATTTGTAAGTATTTTTATCTATAGTGGACACAGTATGTATTGTAGATAGGGCATGAGAGTTTTTAGAGCAGGCTCAGATGACCTGACAGTAGAATCACCTGTGACCTTTCTCTACTACTAAAGTATCCACTGTtggtagcagtgaagctgcagcagtgtAAAAAGTTGTCATTTTGGTTATAATATAAACCCATTTTCAATGGCTCCTGAGTTCCATATTTTGCTGTTTAAGAAAGTGTGAGGCTGAGTGTAggctaacttcagtgggactaattcacatgcttaatgttaatcATGTGCTTTGCTTCATCAGGGCCATAATGCATTGTTCAAGCAGATATTTTAACAACTCTTAACAAATTCCTCCATACAAAAAAAAGCACCCCCAGCATTACAGTGGTAGAGCTTACTAAAATAAATGTATAACAGCACTTCAGAGAGAGAGTCATCTCTGCTTACCAGCCTGATTAAAGAAAGTTTTGACTATTTTTGCTCCATTAAATTCAGAGACATAAAAGAGAATTACCTGGATTATATTTCAGGGTTTGTCTATGGGAGGTGGGGGGTCAATCTGCAGCTTTTTGATGTGCATGAGGTAATGTGAAAGACGGATACCACACTAATATCGTACACGTGGAACCAGTGTGCCCACTTTTAATATGCATCATTATTTTGTGCACACAATGGTGGTTTGCTGAGTACTAAGGGCATGGTGTTCTTGGAGAGTATCCCATTATCCTTTGCTTTGCTGCTAAGCAGTatgcattctgggatttttcttgCTATGCATTGTGGGCTGCATAATGGATGCCAGGCAGgttcaaattttttaaaaatcacaggcTTCCTCTGTCTACCCCATACGTCCTTTCTGGGTGGGCTAGTGCCATTTTCAAACTGCTGTCAGCCAGCATGGACCCTGCAATGTGTCAGTGGCCTCCTCATGCTCATCCTCCAATGAGTTTTGCTAGTTGTCCTTGGTGGAGTGGGGAAGAAAGCATGCAGCAGGCTCCAAACTTTTTCTGGATATGGTGGTCATGTAGTTGTGGAAAATCCTGTCCAACCCTTCAAAAAATGGATAGGTTTCATGTCTCCTGATGGATTTTTTCCTCTCATCCCTGGTTTTAATATAGGTCTTCCTGAGCGGTTTGCTCTTTATCTGGTACTGGTTGGTATATGGTCGTGAACCCTTGCAGACTTCTGCTTAGCAGTCTCCACAAAAAGATCTAACTCCCTGTATAGACAAGATCACAGCTTGTCTAGAATGAGCAAATCGTTAATTAAATTCCAACTGCACACCCAAAGTCCAGTCATTTACACCTGCTCAACCCCATGGAAAACAATGGGATTGCATATTTGTCACTGAGAACATAATTTGAAGCCACTATGGTTCATGTCTACCTTAGGAAAGAATTTCATTTGCAGGATTTTTACTAGTAAAGACGGTGTGCAAGACAAAAAGCCCCTTCTAAATTTGAGTTAGAAAAAACATCTTTCTTTTAAAGGGATCAAATTTCATCTGGACTCACACAGACTCAACAAACATGACATACTATGTTGCTATTTTTAGAAAGTCACAATTCAAAGCAGAACCACATTTTAAACTTCTACAAATAAAACAGGTAGTGAGAGATGTTAAGTATGTAAGTCTACTAAAAATACAAACTTTTGTGTGACTGATATTTCTAATATGTATATATTTCTAACATATTTTAAGCAGAAGGATCCAGACCTAGAGTCTTGTGTATTCAGATGCTATAGAAAAGGCTGATGCACCATCTGCAACACTATTTAAGAGAAAAACTCTTTCTTCGGAAGACTGAAAAGGTCTATAATGTCAAACAAGCACCAGAGGGCACCAAAACTCTAAACAGCCGGATCTGTCTCTGACAGGTATTCATgagacttctgttggtgagagagacaattgTCCTACTtacacaacagaagttggtccaataaaaaatattacctcacccatcttctctCACTAATATCTTGTGACTGACATGACTAAACCAACACTGCATACAGACATTCATGGTCAGTGCATAGGTACAGTATCCTGGAAAAATTCATTTCCCTGTTAAATATGTTTATTAAACAGAAAATGTAAGTAAAAACTTCAACACCAATGAGAATACATTTTGAAAAGAATGAAATTCTATTTTGAGTAGCTGCCTTAAAGGCAATTCTGTTGTTCCAGAGTTTGATTAAAATACATAGTGTAATATACAAATTAGTAGGAAGGACACATTCACTGCATGTTGCTACAGTTTGTTAATTAAATAAGGAAGCAATCTGACTGAGTTCATAAAGCATATCTATTACATTATTAAATCTAATTAATTTTACAACCAAGTTGGTGAAAATTATTCTTTCTAAATCAAATTACCTGGAAATATATGTTTTTCCCTAAATCATTATAAATACCTGGAGACAGCAGCAAACTTTTGGCACGTGGAGTGGTTCTGGTAGATACTGTCTTAGCCACCATTGGCATATCTATTCTCTTTCCAAAACCTATAGACTGGAGAACACGGGACCTTTCATGGTTGTAAATATGTAAAGCTGATTCCCTTTCTTTTTGAGTAACTTCTgttaaaagagaaataaaaactaTTACCCTTTCTATACCAAGGAATAAAATCTAAGCTTAGCTGCTTGCTAGCATTCAGATGAAAACTATTTTCTCTACAGAATtatgaccagatcctcagctgatgtaaatttgtatagttccatttacttcaatattGAGAGATACTGATTTATACTGCCTGAAGagttagggtgaaatcctgagcccactgaagtcaataccaaactcccattaatttcactgggtccaggatttcatccctagactctgtttgcatGGTGTTTAAATGCATTATACTAGAGAACTAAATGAAGTCTTAAATTGTAAGATTCATATTCACAATAAAACAGAATTCTAGTTCAAAGTCAGTAATAATTCCCACCACTCAATTACAGAAAGTTGTAGGAGTACAATCAAAAAAAGTTTTGCAGCTTCATTTGCCCTTTTGTTTGAAGATCacttgtacattttaaaaaagaggttAAGATTATAAATCAAAAGGAGAATTTTGACACTAAGAATATGCACCACCTACTAATCTCAGCACTTTCAAACTGAGATAAATGTGAACTAAAGactcaaaacaaaaaactctgGCAGAAGTATTTTGAATTCGGTAAAGTCTTTTAACATTGATGTCTAGGGGACCAATTAGAAAGGAACTGCAGTAGTTATGCCTGGGGGTACAAAAGTGTGACTAAGTGTCTTGTGTAAATGAGGAAGACAGGAGTATATTTTAGTAATGTTGCATAGTAAAGACAGGAGTTTGTAATGTTAAAGAAATAGTTCTCAAATGTACAGTCAAGGTTAAAGTTTGGTAAAAAATACTGCCTAACTTAATTCAGGAATGATCATTGTACTATGGTTGTATTTAAAAGAAGATTAAGTCCATGAATTTAACAAGATTATCTCTGGACTTTGTAAATATCAATATAGTTTCCCTAGATTAAATTATAGCCAGTTCTCCTCTATCCAGCAATGATCCTCATTGCAACAGTAAGAGAAGTACTGTCCTGAATACTGAAAAAGTTATTCTGAACAATGCCAAATGTACTATGATAAGGCCTCAGccggagtattgtgtccagttctgggcaccacacttcaggaaagacgtagacaaactggagaaagtccagcggagagcaacaaaaatgattaaaggtctagtaAACATGACTTATAAGAttgaaaaaacttttttttttagtcgAGATGGGATgattgaggggggacatgataatagtcttcaagtacataaaaggttgttataatgaggagggtgataaattgttctccttagccaCCGAGgaaaggacaagaagtaatgggctcataattgcagcaagggagatttaggttagacatcaggaaaaacttcctaactgtcagggtagttaagcactggaacaaatt
This genomic interval carries:
- the LRRC72 gene encoding leucine-rich repeat-containing protein 72 isoform X4, whose amino-acid sequence is MAASRSGSSCQAIENQLKICGFKRDMDVSVLYLAGQGLKEVPNLSRFQILRYLWLNNNKIQKLTFLINNYRLTELYLNNNELIDIADLFHNPLSQDPGYRLYVTYFLPSVQLLDRKKVTQKERESALHIYNHERSRVLQSIGFGKRIDMPMVAKTVSTRTTPRAKSLLLSPGYEVANHINKVPFENPEDAVFVRAMKRSIMEFSSVDWNKIPTCLGIRLENKPEEPHEKLTVKFR